The following is a genomic window from Cervus canadensis isolate Bull #8, Minnesota chromosome 25, ASM1932006v1, whole genome shotgun sequence.
CGATGTTTTCTGTATGTCTTTTAGGTCAtgctgttcaaatcttttgtatCCTTACTGATCTGTCTCCCACTATAATTATGGATTTGTCTGTTTTTACTTATTATTCTTTCAATTTATTCGTCATTATTCTGTCAGCTGTTGCTTTTTGTATCTTGGGGCTACATATCAAttgattcagcaaatgtttattaagtgcttctatgtgccaggaactgttctaGTTGCTAGACATATTTCAACAGAACACGAGACAAAAATGCCTCGTCTCTTTGGGAGCGACAGACAAGGAAGATAAAGAATTACAGACAATTTGAATTATTATCCCTCATAAATTGAATGTTTTCACATTATGAATTGACCTCTATattagtaatttttttattttaagtctcCGGTGTGATAACACAGCGGTAATGGCTTTCAGTGAGTTatgtttactgatttttttcatccttttgtttttgcattttctatatTCTTATGTTTTAAGTGTGTCTCCAAATAGCACGTACttgtatttaaaacatttttagccatttatatatgtgtgtgcgtatATATTTGGACTTGTgtctaacattttattttatgctttcctTTGTCCCACTTTTTGTGTCCTTCCTTGCTTTTGGTTTATCTTAATGATGACACTTGTCTCTCATCTCAGTGGGAAGTTTTGctctctttattttctaaaatcacaCATTTATGGAGATATCAGTCACCGAGCACACAATTCAGGGTGTATCTCAGTGGTTTTTTCATGTATTCAGAGGTGTGCCGCCATCAGCACAGTCAGTTGTAGACCATTGTCATCGCCCTGGAAGAAATCCTCTGCCCCTGAGCAGCTACTTTCTATTCcacctccactccccaccccatccaccGCTCCAGAccacctctcctctttcaccctgtAGATGGGATGTGTATAATGTGTgaccttttgtatctggcttctttcatttatccTGTGAACAAGAGTCACCTGTGTGTAGCGTGTACCCGTACCGCTTTacattttattgccaaataacaTTCCACATTCTATCaattcattcatcagttggtgaacacttgggttgtttgcactttttggctattatgaacaacAGTGCTTTTAACATATGTGAACAGgtttttgtgtgctttttttctttcggTATATACCaaggaatagaattgctggatcatatggtaattctatattaAATTGCCagactttaatatttttagattGCCAGACTTTCAttaaattctatgtttaattgCCAGACTTTTTCTGAAACAGTCCCATTGTTTTATTATATAATCCCACAAGTGGTGGGTGAGAGTTtgaatttctccacatcctcatcaacacttgttttttcatctttttaaaaattaattaatgaattttgttttatttttgaccaCACTGGGTCATCGTAGCAGTACGCGGTCTCCTCACTGAGGCGTCTCCTCTTGtggcgggcttcagtagttgcgggaGGTGGGTCAATGATTGTGGCTCTTGGGTTCTAGATTGCTGGGTCAGTAGTTATAGGACATGGGCTGTTATTGTGGCTCTTGGGTTCTAGATTGCTGGGTCAGTAGctgtggcttagttgctcctcggcatgtgggatcttcccagaccagggactgaacctgtgtcctctgcattggcaggtggattcttaaccactagaccaccagtgacaccctgtttttcatctttttgacTGTAGCCTTCCTAGCGACTATGAGGTggcatctcattgtagttttgatttgcatttcctgatggttaacaatgtggagcatcttttcagggGCGTATTagcaatttgtcttttttctttagagaaatgtctattcagatctttcaCCCATTTGAAAATTGCATTGTcgttttattattgagttgtaaaacTTCTTTGTATGTTCTAGATACAAGTTCcctatcagatatatgatttgcaaatattttctcccattctgtggattgtcgTTTCACATTCTTGGTGGTGTCCTTTACGACACAGAGGCCTTTAATtttgatggatttttttccttttgttacttGTGCTCTTGATATTGTGCCTAACAAATCATTGCCTCATTTAAGGCTAAGAAGACTTACACTTATGTTTCCTTCTGAGAGCTTTATAGTTTTAcctttaggtctttgatccaatgggagttaatttttatgtatggtatgAAGTAGGAGTCAAACTTCATTGTTTTGCTTGTAGATATCCTTTTGActtagcatcatttgttgaaaagacaacTCCCATTGAATCATCGTGGTAACCTTACTGAAAGGGGATAATAGTGAAGGTAATTTCTGGACTCAGTTCTGTTTCATTGGTCTGTATACTTACGTTAGTATCACAGTGTCTTGatattgtagctttgtagcaaGCTTTGAAATCCATAAGTACGATTTGAAATCCAATCCTAttcttcaagattgttttggctatgtGGAGTTCCTTaaattttcatgtgaattttaggaaCATAACTTCTGCAAAGAAGGCACCTGAAATTTTGATGGAGATTACAGTTAAATCTGAagatcaatttggggagtatTACCATCTTCACAATATTAAGTCTTATAATCTGTGAACttggatatctttccatttaaatctttaatttatttcagcaatgttttgtagttttggggttttttgttttgttttttgcctttgaAATAGTGGATGTTAAAGAATAGTTAGctattgtttttataatattacattttaaatttattttttaaatggaaacatcattggtttagggaattccctggtctcatagaatgagttgggaagtgttttctcttcttatgttttttgtgttttggttttttttttttaatatttatttattttaaaacattatttatttttggttgcactgtctttgttgctgtgcgtggactttctctggttgtaAAGAGCAGGCGCTCCCCTCTAGTTTGGTGCCcggacttctcttgttgcagagcatcaACTCTCGAGCTCAGTCGCAGGAgtcgtggcacacgggcttagttgccctgcagcgtgtggaatcttcccggaccaggaattgaacccatgtccttgcacgggcaggtgggttcttaaccactgggccgccagggaaggcattatttatctgtctgtctatgccaggcatgcaggatcttctagttgcagcgtgcaggatgtttagttgtggcaagcagactcttactgcggcatgtggggtctgtTTCCTTGACCAGCGATCAAGCCTGTGCCTCCTGGTTGGAAGTACaagtcactgggccaccagggaagcccctcctcttctattttttctgACGAGTTTGAGACCAGTtggaatttttatgttttaaatgtttggtaaaattcatcAGTAGACCCATTTGACCCAAGCTTCCCTGTGTGGGAAGTTGTTTTTAAGTACTAATTTAACCTCTTTAATTGTTACTGGTCTAAttcagattttttcttctttagtcagtttttgtattttgtgtctttctagaaatttgtccatttcatctgagTTATCTGATTTATTGGCACATAGGTGACCATGGTATTCTTTTACAGCCCCTTTTACATCTGGAAGGTTGGTAGCAatgttccttctttcattttcaattgTACCAActtgagtcttctcttttttccttgatcaGTCTAACTAAAGTTTTGTcacttttattgatcttttcaaaaattaacttttagtttattttctctattatttttctgttctctatttcattcatttcttttctaatctgtattatttctttccctctgcttgctttgggtttagtttgctcttccttttctagtttcaAAGTGGACGTTCAGGTGATGGATTTgatatctttcttcttctttatactttacaggtaaaagttttcttctaagcactgctttagctgcatccataagttttgataaattatgtcttcattgtgttttcattcatctcagtattttctaatttttttgttatttccttgAGCCATTGGTTACTTAGGAGTGTTAATTTCTACATATTTATGAATTCCCCAGATTtctttgttattaatttctaatatTACACTGTGGTTAGAGAACATACTTTgtccctgttttttaaaaaatgtattttattgaaatataatttatttacaatgtattaatttctgctatacagtaaagtgattcagttatacatatatatacattctttttcatattcttttccattatggtttatcacgggatattgaatatagttctctgggctatacagtaggaccttatttatccattctacatataatagtttgcatctgcttgggcttcccttgtggctcagacagtaaagaatccacctgaaatgtgggaaacctgggtttgatccctgagttgggaagatcccctggagaagggaatggctacccactccagtattctggctggagaattccattggcagaggagccaggcaggctatatagtccatggggtcacaaagactcggatatgactgatcaactttcactttcgcatctgctaaccccaaacttccagtctttctcttcttcacctcctttcccccttggcaatcacaagtccgttctctatgtctgtgagtcaatttctgtttcatagataagttcatttgcatcatactTTAGATTGATGTAAGTGACATAataaggtatttgtctttctctgacttacctcacttagtacgataatctctagaggcccatccatgttgctgcggaTGCcgttagttcattctttttcgcAGCTGAGCAGGAGCCCAGTGTACACGCACCACACGTTCTTTATCCAGTGGTCTGTCAGTGGCCATTGAGGTTGTTtgcatgttttggtttttgtaaatagtgttgctgtgaacatagggggtgcatgtatcttttttaattataggaGAACATACTTtacatgatttaaatttttagctCTTTGGATTTATCATAGTGACTTCAAAACGTTTCTCTCTGAAATCTAACATCTGTATCCTCTCACAGGCATTTTCTGTTGCCTGCTTTTTTCCTGTGTATGGGTCACACTTTGTTTCTTTGCATATctcataatttttttattgaaaagtgaacaaaaatatattaaaatatacctAAAATACATTTTAGGTAACATATTGGGGCAAGTCTGGATATTGATTCTTGGCCTCCACCATGAGACTTGTTGTGGTCATTTGCTTGTTTCCTCCGTGACTTGGCTGGGCTGTTTTAATGAGGCCTACTCCTCCTGCCGTGTGAAGCCACTGATGTCACCCCTCTGAGGGCACAGCCGCGGGCATGCCCACCGCCACCGTGGGTGCTGGCGAGTCAGCACGGCCCCCTGTGGCCGTCTCAATCTGTCTGCCTCTGCTGGTAGCATACCCAGCTGTTCATACTCATTAAGTGCTAGCCAATTGCTCTGTAATTTTTGACATGTGGGGCATAAGTTGCCCCATAATCTGATCCAGTTAAATTTGGGCTTCTGTACCAGGGTTGTTTTTGATGATACCAGCTTCTTCTTTAGTGCTTACcaccaatttttttcattttttggaaagTGCCCTTAGGCTTAAACTTCCTCATACTGTTTTACAAGAAGTCAGTTCATTTGGAAGGAGCTTTGGAGCTTTCTGTTCTAATGGATTGCCTCTCCCCCCCGGCAGAATCTCTAAGCCCCTGCTCTGGAGCTGATGTCAGAGACACTGACCCAGTTCTGTCAGTGACACTCCTGTTTTATGAGCAGAGACCTGGGTAGGGGTGATAGCCTCTGGTCCTCTCGGTTCTCATCTCTGTTGTGAAACCTCTGCCCTTTAGGTGATCTGTGGTGAGGGTGATCAAGGCCCAGTAATCCTGTCCTTCTGCACCTGAGGTGCAGCCACTGTCCTGTGAGTGGGGCTGAGTGGAGGAAGGGAGTCCTCAGTCTCTTGACCATATTCAGCAGGAATTTATTCTCTGCAACTTGTAACTAGAGAGGATTGAGGAATATTGGTGGCCTGCCCCTCTGGTGACATACCATATCCCTTGACTGGATGCTGAGGGGATAGAAGCCCCATTTTTTTGGACCTTACTCATCTGGAGTGGAGCATCTGTCTGAGATGTGAAGTCAGGGTTGGGGGAAAAGAAGGAGGGTCATGGCCCAAGTATTGCAAACTTCCACTATTCAAGATTTAGTGGATTTTCTTAAATAGATGTTTCTTAATTTGTTGTATGTCCTTAGCAAAATTTCCAGGGATTTTAAatgccccccaaaaaaaaagtgtttgccaGTTATGGACTTTCAGTAGGGGTGGACCTGCAGAGCTCCTTGTCCTGCCACTCAGAAGTGGGACCTCTCGTCTACTTGTAATGGTCACTTTAGAAATcacagagtgtgtgtgcgtgctcagtcatgtcccactctttgccaccgcacggagtcctgccaggctcctctgtccatgaaatttccaggcaagaacactggagtgggttgccatttccttccccaggggatcttcctgacccagggatcgaacccacatctcttgcattggcaggcggatcctttactgctgagccaccagggaagccccagaaattaCAATGGTGAATCCTAACTTAGCAAAGGCTAACATTAATTGATGTCTTTACTCTCTTTCTGATTAATATAAAGACCTTAGAACTGTTTGAAGCTGTTTTTAaatcatacacacatgcatgcacacacacagaatatacGTATTTCAGATACACTTTAAAACATATATCAAATGTGTGTAAGTATGTACATACTGTATTTACATAAAGCAAGAACATGAAACAGGAATCAGCTGGTTACCTACAGTTAAGTTGCCCAAGTTCAATTCATATTTTTACAACTTACCAGCTGGTCAGCCTGAACAAGTCCCTCAACTATATCAAACCCCAGTATCTTGAGCCACAGAGTTGAGATAACTATGACCTCCCTCACTGGGTTGTCATGataattaaatgagctaatgcgtgtaaagggcttccctgctggctcagtggtaaagaatccgcctgccagtgcaggagacgggggttccatccctgggtcagaaagatcccctgcagaaggaaatggccacccactctagtattcttgcctgggaaatcccatggacagaggagcctggcgggctacagtccacagggttgcaaaaaagtcagatcCAACGTAGCAACGAAACAATCATGGTGCATCTGTAGCACCATATACACAACACACAGATCCCGTACTCGACAGACCGTGAGTCCTTGGAGCAGACAGCTGTGCTAAGGACTGACGGTGATGGTTGGTGGTGATCACTATCTGTCCTCCCGTCCTGGCAGTTCCTCTGTGACGAGGGCGCTGGTATCTCTGGGGACTACATTGACCGAGTGGACGAGCCCTTGTCCTGTTCTTACGTGCTGACCATCCGAACTCCTCGGCTCTGCCCTCACCCACTCCTCCGGCCCCCACCCAGCGCTGCTCCCCAGGCCATTCTCTGCCACCCCGCCCTGCAGCCTGAGGAGTACATGGCCTACATCCAGAGGCAAGCTGGTGAGTGAttaagaggaagggaggaaggagacacgAAGGGAGGGACAGGCGGAAGATCGGGTATCAAAGAGCTGAGACTCCGTCCCTGTCCTGCTGACGCGCTGTCTCCCGGTAGACTCAAAGCAGCGCGGAGACAGGGCCGTAGAGGGCCGGCCAGACCCGGCCCCTGCAGCGTGGAGTGAGGCCAAGCCCGGGCTGGTGCCACCAAGGACAGCAGGTAGGTCCTGAGTCCTGTCCCGTGACACACGCCTCCACTTCTTCCTCAGTGTTACTGCCTGGGCACCCGGGGATGTGTGGTCCTCAGCAGCCCCACAGCCCTGActtctggggtgggggaaggagcaCTACAGGCCCTAACACCTTACAATAGAAGAGGGAAACATACCCTACCTCTCCTTTCAGGTTCCTCCTTGTTTTCTGTATTCTAGGTGCAAGCCCAGCCAAGGAGAACAGTAAGGAATCAGATTTCTGGAAGATGCTTCACGAGCCAGAGGAACAGCCCTCAGAGAGGGAGACCCAGGCCGAGGTGAGAGCCAGCTTCCTGGCCACTTCTCTGAGGAGGCTGAACCTGGGCTTCGGGTCAGAGGGCCACTCAAGCTGAGGTTCATTATGAGATGACCTCTTTTTACCTAGGGATGCAAGGACATACCCAGAGGCAGTGCCTTAAGAGTGTGGTTGGCATGCAGAAGCCTGCGTACTTGACTCTGCCCTTTTCTCCCCATCAGGAGCAGGAACCAAACCTTGAAGCCACAGACCCACCGCCAACCTCTCCCGACGGTGAGTGAACGCTCCATGTCTCCTGTCTGCATGCGTGTGTTTTCAGGTTGGCAAGCATGGCATGGGGATAGACCTAGACACTAGGAGGGAGGCTGGGCAGCCGGGCCAGCAGCAGATTCCTTTTTAGAGACAGCAGTGCTTCTCTAGGAGGATGGCAGAACACAGTGGTTCCACTGCTTGCCTGACTCTATAGTCCTGGATAATTTCACTTAAGCCCGATTTCCTCACCCATAACATGTGGGCGATAACCCCTACGTGAGAGGGCTGTtacaggattaaatgagaatgaATCTAGTTTACAGTACAATCCCTGGAACTGAGCAGACAAAAAGGGGTTTGTATTTGTGGGGAGAACAGGATTCAGGGAGGAGAAGCCCTTGGCCCCAGAATCTCTTCTGTGGACCTAAAAGCCAGGCTGATTGCCAGGGAGGCCTCGGTGGCACGTGGACGAGCAGGGCACTCGGCAGCCTGTTCCCATCCTTCTCTCTTTCACCTATGAGGCCCCCTTAGGCCCCTAAGTGCTCTTGGGAGGGGTGTGTTGGCTGCTGTCTCAGACCAGACAGGTAGTTCCTGGGGCCAAGGGCCATGTCCTTCCTTGGCTTCCTCAACTCCTCTTCTTAGGAAGTCAAAGTAGAATTAATTTATGATCTATTCCTATTCCTCCATCTCAGAGTTTCAGAACAACGTACAGGTCAAAGTCATTCGGAGTCCCGCAGACTTGATTCGATTGATAGAGGAGCTGAAGGGTGGAACAAGAAAGGTGTGAGCCCTGCTCCCGGGAAGGATGGAACCTTTCTCCCTGCTGGGGGTACTCGGAACACCCTGAACTGGGCCCAAAGAGCTGCCTCAACTTCTTCACTCCTCATGAGTCCCCAACTAAACCACATCCCTGCTGTGTGCCCCGCCCTCCACTGTTTGTCCCTATGGAAACCCCAACCATCTGCCATCTCTCTTTCTCCTGATCCTCACCCATCCAGGGGAAGCCAAACGCAGACCAGGAGCAGCCTGGAGAGAGTGCTACAGAAGTCCCTTCCAGGGAACCAGAGGTGAAGGAAAAGGGTGGCCCAGAACAGCAGAAGGaggtggaagaggaggaggatgaagaggaTGAAGACGAAGATGAGGATGAACGGCAGTTGCTGGGAGAATTTGAGAAGGAACTGGAAGGTATACTGCTCCCATCAGACCGAGAGCGGCTCCGGGCGGAGGTGAAGGCTGGCATGGAGCGGGAGCTGGAGAACATCATCCAGGAGGTGAGCTCTGCTCTTCCGCCTGTGGCTTCCAGCTTCCTCCACTGCCAGCGCTGGTAGGCGGGACCGGCCGAGGGGCGGGGAGAGAACCCGAGCCACGCCTCACCTGCCTGGGGCATTCAGCCAGGAGCCCTGAACTGCTAGTTGCTGGGACGGTGGGGAAGGGGATCTGTGAGAAGGATGAGACTTGGTCATTACTCCCTTGTAGAGCTTGGACGACCCCTCACTCCCCAGATCCCTAACTCTCCACCCCCACCTTGGGCCtcccagacagagaaagagctaGACCCAGACGGGCTGAAGGAGGAGTCAGAGCGCGAGCGGGCCATGCTGGCCCTGACGTCTACTCTCAGCAAACTCATCAAAAGGCTGGAGGAAAGACAGAGCCCAGAGCTGATAAAGAAGCACCGAAAAAGGAGGGTTGTCCCCAAAaagcctcccccaacccctcaaCCAACAGGTGAGGACTGTCAGACAGGAACGGACGGCCAGGTCCGTCACCTGTATCCCTTCTGAGAACGCGCACCCGCTCGCTCTTTCTGGAACACCATTCTGCTTCCCAACACCTCTAGCCCTTTACCGGGTTGCTTCCTAGTGATCCATTTGAGAGGCAGCTTTCAGAGCCTGTGTGGCTCGCTGGTGTGGCTGTTTGCTGGCTTGCTTCTGTACATCCAGTGCCTAGCACTTTGCCGGCACCCTGTGACTGATGAGTAGATATTAAATGAGTGACCGTGAGTGTGCGGGCCAAAGACGCTCCTGTCACCTAGGACTGCACAGGGCGTGCCCTCGGCTGGCAGAGAGGGATGGCCAGCCCAGCTACTCAGAAGCCAGTCGCCTGGACAGAGTCACTCCCTTCCTGTTGTGTCCCAGTGTCTGTCCCACGGGTCCTGTGGGACAGGAGACCAGGTGTTCCAGGTCTAACGTCCTAGTTTAAATCCTTCCATCCTCCTACCTCTATTATAAACACTGAAATGTCTTTCAACTCCCAACATAGGGTCCAAACCAAAGTCTTCCAGCCTCCTTCTCTGCAGGCCCCAACTTCGCTGATTTTTGCTTCAGAAGACAGTAGTTTTCCTGTAGGTGATGGGCAGAATTACTGGGtccagagggaagaaaggaaactgCAGTCAGTGGAGGGAGCTTTATAGGTTGGAATGGGGTAGGGGGGTTGTGATGGGTCCTAATTTATTCTGAAGCCTGACTGACATACCTGTTTGAGAGGGAATAACTTGCCAAAAGCAACTGACAGCCAGAGAGGGGCGAGCACCCCggcccccagccctggggtcacGGCGCTCTTTTGTGTCTCCCTGTGTGTCTCCCCCTCTAAGAGGAGGATCCTGAGCACAGAGT
Proteins encoded in this region:
- the OS9 gene encoding protein OS-9 isoform X2, which gives rise to MAAETLLSSLLGLLLLGLLLPASLTGGVGSLNLEELSEMRYGIEILPLPVMGGQSQASDVVIVSSKYKQRYECRLPAGAIHFQREREEEAPAYQGPGIPELLSPMKDAPCLLKTKDWWTYEFCYGRHIQQYHMEDSEIKGEVLYLGYYQSAFDWDDETAKASKQHRLKRYHSQTYGNGSKCDLNGRPREAEVRFLCDEGAGISGDYIDRVDEPLSCSYVLTIRTPRLCPHPLLRPPPSAAPQAILCHPALQPEEYMAYIQRQADSKQRGDRAVEGRPDPAPAAWSEAKPGLVPPRTAGASPAKENSKESDFWKMLHEPEEQPSERETQAEEQEPNLEATDPPPTSPDEFQNNVQVKVIRSPADLIRLIEELKGGTRKGKPNADQEQPGESATEVPSREPEVKEKGGPEQQKEVEEEEDEEDEDEDEDERQLLGEFEKELEGILLPSDRERLRAEVKAGMERELENIIQETEKELDPDGLKEESERERAMLALTSTLSKLIKRLEERQSPELIKKHRKRRVVPKKPPPTPQPTGKIEIKIVRPGTEGTEEDARWLTDEDTKNLKEIFFNILVQGAEEAQKERQRQKDLESNYRRVWGSPGGEGTGDLDEFDF
- the OS9 gene encoding protein OS-9 isoform X1 encodes the protein MAAETLLSSLLGLLLLGLLLPASLTGGVGSLNLEELSEMRYGIEILPLPVMGGQSQASDVVIVSSKYKQRYECRLPAGAIHFQREREEEAPAYQGPGIPELLSPMKDAPCLLKTKDWWTYEFCYGRHIQQYHMEDSEIKGEVLYLGYYQSAFDWDDETAKASKQHRLKRYHSQTYGNGSKCDLNGRPREAEVRFLCDEGAGISGDYIDRVDEPLSCSYVLTIRTPRLCPHPLLRPPPSAAPQAILCHPALQPEEYMAYIQRQADSKQRGDRAVEGRPDPAPAAWSEAKPGLVPPRTAGASPAKENSKESDFWKMLHEPEEQPSERETQAEEQEPNLEATDPPPTSPDEFQNNVQVKVIRSPADLIRLIEELKGGTRKGKPNADQEQPGESATEVPSREPEVKEKGGPEQQKEVEEEEDEEDEDEDEDERQLLGEFEKELEGILLPSDRERLRAEVKAGMERELENIIQETEKELDPDGLKEESERERAMLALTSTLSKLIKRLEERQSPELIKKHRKRRVVPKKPPPTPQPTEEDPEHRVRVRVTKLRHGGPNQDLTVLEMKRENPQLKQIEGLVKDLLEREGLTAEGKIEIKIVRPGTEGTEEDARWLTDEDTKNLKEIFFNILVQGAEEAQKERQRQKDLESNYRRVWGSPGGEGTGDLDEFDF